In a genomic window of Methanogenium sp. S4BF:
- a CDS encoding TetR/AcrR family transcriptional regulator, translating to MPKVMPEYKDEVRQKILRAAYHEATENGYLSVRMEDIAARLGISKGTLYLYFKNKHEITHEVLQCIIRQFSEATAHAPDEDLQTSISNIYERTVKIVIIGRRNVMIEFFSLASQNPEIADMVTAMRTELGNAIEAFIRDQQKRGIIDPSRDPVRCTRMIQAVCMGVQNLATTGIEEPEIREIWTEAVLRILGIADAEESTEAENT from the coding sequence ATGCCGAAAGTGATGCCGGAATACAAAGATGAAGTGCGCCAGAAGATTCTCCGGGCTGCCTATCACGAGGCAACGGAGAACGGATATCTGTCTGTCAGAATGGAGGACATCGCCGCCCGTCTGGGCATCTCGAAGGGGACACTATACCTGTACTTCAAAAACAAGCATGAAATCACCCATGAAGTTCTGCAGTGCATCATCCGGCAGTTCAGTGAGGCCACCGCCCATGCACCGGATGAAGATCTCCAGACCTCAATCAGCAACATATACGAGAGAACCGTAAAGATCGTCATCATCGGAAGAAGAAATGTAATGATTGAATTCTTCTCACTTGCCAGCCAAAACCCGGAGATCGCAGATATGGTAACCGCCATGCGGACAGAACTTGGCAATGCCATTGAAGCATTTATTCGCGACCAGCAGAAGCGGGGAATCATCGACCCGTCACGTGATCCGGTCAGGTGCACACGGATGATTCAGGCAGTCTGCATGGGCGTGCAGAATCTTGCCACAACCGGTATCGAAGAACCGGAGATCCGGGAGATCTGGACAGAAGCAGTCCTTCGCATTCTCGGCATTGCGGATGCCGAAGAAAGCACCGAAGCAGAAAATACCTGA